In the genome of Candidatus Pristimantibacillus lignocellulolyticus, the window CGTTAAAATAATGGCGGAGCTGACGAGATTCGAACTCGCGGTCTCCTGCGTGACAGGCAGGCATGTTAGGCCTCTACACCACAGCTCCGTATATTAGATATCTCTTAGAGACAAGTAGTATCTTATCACGCAGGAGCTATATAAAGCAAGAGTTTTTTGAAATAAATAAAATTATTGTCGAATTTCACGCAATTGTGTCGTGAGCAATGGTACAACTTCAAATAAATCTCCAACAATACCATAATCTGCAATAGAGAAGATGGGTGCTTCACGATCCTTATTAATAGCTACGATGGTGCGTGATTGACTCATGCCTGCAAGATGTTGAATGGCTCCACTAATCCCGCAAGCGATATATAGCTTTGGAGTTACAACTTTTCCAGTTTGACCAATTTGTAGTGCATAGTCACAATAACCTGCATCGCAAGCTGCACGAGAAGCGCCAACTGCTCCACCTAGCTCATCAGCTAGTTGCTTTAATATCGCAAAACCTTCGGGCCCACGAACACCTCTACCACCAGCAACAATAATTTCTGCTTCTGTCAGATCAATCTCTTCATTGATGCGTTTAACTACGTGTTGAACGATTGATGATAGCTGTATTCCTTCGCAATTGACCTGATGTATGTGCTCGTCTGGATTAGTAATTTCTACAGGTTCAACTAATATAGCAGGGGCATTGTTATTGGGTCGAATGGAAAGGACGTAAGGGGCAACTCCTTGAAAGTGTCTACGCTCAAATGCTTTTCCCGCATAGATCGGGCGTACAAAGCTAGCTTTGTCTGCAGATGATTCTATGGTTGTAACATCTGCAATATAGCCGCTATGTAATGCTGCTGCTAGACGAGGTGCAAGTTCGCGACCATGAGACGTATGCCCAATAACGACATACTTAGGCTGCAATTCTCTTATGACATCAGTTAGGGCAGGAAGAACAACTGTAGCTTGATAGGGTTCAAAATGTGCGTGTTTAGCGATATGTACTTCATGAACACCATATTGCAGTAGCTCATTAGCGGAAGAAATTAAGCTATTATCGTTATCACTACCTGAAAGGAACGCATGAATTGTCCCTGATTGTCCATGCAATAACGTGATTGCAGCAGTAATAGCTTCTAATGTAACTCTGCGTAATGTTGTCCCTTTTCGTTCAGCGACAATAACAATGTGATCACTCATTAAGAATCCCCACCTTTCTGGATAATAGAACGTTCTAACAATTGTTCTAATAGAGAAGATGCTTGCTCCTGGGCTGTCCCTGTAATGAACTGCCCAGGAGGTCTAGCGTTAGGAGAAAGAACTTGATCACAACTTGTTGCGCTCGCTGCGATTCGCTCTAATGCATCAGATAGCAATAGATCAGAAGAGAATAATTCTGTTAATGGCTTTTTCTTGGCCTTCATAATACCTGGTAAAGACGGATAGCGAGGATCATTCAAACCTTGTTGTGCTGTAATAAGAGCAGGGAGAGGAAGAAGTACCGTTTCTGTATCGCCTTCGACATCACGTTCTATTCTGGCAAGATTTCCGTCCCATGGTGACTCTTCTATATGTAGTTCCTTAGCATGACCAAGTTGGATCTTAATAGCAGCTGAAGCATGAGGTAACTGGAGTAATTCGGCAACTTGTAAAGCGACGCTGCCACTACCGCTGTCGACGGCAAAAAGCCCTGCTAGTATCAGATCAACTTTCATCGGTCGTATAGTGGCTGCTAGCAGATGAGCAATGGAACTACTATGACTTAAGTTTGTATGATCAGCAATAAGAATTGCTTGATCTGCTCCTACTGCAAGTGCGGAGCGAAGTGCATGAGTACTGCGTTCAGGACCAACTGAAATTACGATAATTTCTGCATCATGCTGCTCCTTAATTCGTAAAGCTTCTTCGAGTGCATATTCATCATATGGATTAATAATGAACTTTGCACCTTCCTCATTAACCGCCCCATTAACAATATGAATCTTTTCTTCTGTATCAAATGTTTGTTTCAACAAGACAACAATTTTGAACATACGGATGCCCCTCTCATATCGTTGTAAATTAGCTCTTAAAATGTCATAACAAAGAAGCATTGATCCGTATCGTGCACATGCTAATAGGGGTAGCATGTGCAAAGTAGGAACATATGCCTTCATTGATATTGTTAATTAAGCAAGTGTTAGTGCTACAATATGAAAGTTTATTAGAAAATAGACCGTAGCTACATTTTTCTATTATCCGAAATGTACTGTTATGAAGAGGCTATGCTTCCAAGGGCAAATAAATATGTATAATGTTATCTTCTTTCTCCAAAGAATCAATACCAGTCCAATACTCGAAATCAAAAGATCTGAAGACGGCTATACCTTTTTCACGAATTGAATGATAGGTTTGCTCTATTTCAGATTCTGGTCCTTTGTGAGTAACCTTCACATATGTACCAGTTGGTATTATTCTTCGAACGAATCCTTCAGGAATAGAATCAAAATCTATAACCTCCACTGCAACAACACTTTCGAAAGGAACATCTGGAGTCCATTCTTGATCGGGGTAAATTTGGACTAAGTAAATTCCGTGATGATCTGAACGATTGATTATTTTATTAACATTCTCAATGAGCTTTTCGCGTAAATTTACGACGATTCCAGTTTCTATATCTTCATTTAACGATACCGTCACAGTGTAACCAACCAGCTTCGTTTCCGTTCGTTCTACGGTTTGCATGTTTTCTATTGTCATTTATGATCGGGCTCCTTATCAATAACGAATTTGAATAACTGTAGTTGTCTAGCAAATAATTACCTCCAAAGATTATCACTGGTACGAAGTGGTTGCAATGGATGACAGCATTCAAGAAGTAACCAGTTCTTTGCCTTTATTGAACGCATGTTAACTCTTTAGTTCACATATAAATAAACAGTGTCATTTAATAATCAATGTAAATTCAAACGCATTTTTGCACGTAAATAATTGAAATTTGAAGAAATCGATTGTCAGCACAAAGTGGATGCCATAAAGCTAGTGAAAAGGGGGATGGATATGGGAACTGGGGATTACATAAAGCTGTTCATTACGTTATGTGTAGCTGGAGCCTCTATATGGATGTTTGTTGAAATAGTCAAGCGCAGAATTCAATACATAAAACTAGCAACACCAGTGACATGGAATTTTAGACAATCAGCCTCAAAAGCAACAACTGAAATTATTACTCACAGTAAATTACTCCGAGACGTTCGTAGTGGGTTACTTCATATTATATATTTCTATGGATTTCTTTCACTACAACTCGGAGCACTCGACCTAATGCTAAAAGGTTTATTTGGCGTACCATTAATTCCTTGGATGCCGCTATATGGCTATTTCAGCTGGTTGCAAGAATGGATTGTAATAATTGTGTTAGTAGCTATTATATTAGGGGCATTTCGTCGTTATGGAGAGCGACTTCCACGTTTAAAACGTGGAGCCAAGCCTTCACTAGTCTATTGGTTCATTGGATTGCTTATGTTAAGTGTGTTGTTCTCATTGAGTTTTGAAAGAGTAGCACATCATGAAGCTTCTACAAGTACTGTAGCAAGTGCTAATTACGCTCCGATTAGTCATGTACTTGCTACAGGTTTCCAATCAATAGGAGTTGATCAAGGAAGTGAGATTGCAGTAATCGGATTTGAGATTAGTTGGTGGTTACATTTACTCATTCTATTGAGTTTCCTTATCTATGTCCCGCAGTCTAAACATTTTCATCTACTAGTAGCGCCGATTAATTTATGGTATCGACGTTCTGTTCCAATCGGACAATTAAGTCACATCGATCTTGAAAATGAGGAAGCAGAAAGTTTTGGCGTAGGTCACATTCATGCATTTAACCAGAAGCAAATGCTAGATTTATATGCCTGTGTAGAATGTGGCCGTTGTACTAATGTATGTCCTGCAACTAGTACTGGGAAAATATTATCTCCCATGCATATGATTATTAAACTTCGTGATCA includes:
- a CDS encoding GyrI-like domain-containing protein, which codes for MTIENMQTVERTETKLVGYTVTVSLNEDIETGIVVNLREKLIENVNKIINRSDHHGIYLVQIYPDQEWTPDVPFESVVAVEVIDFDSIPEGFVRRIIPTGTYVKVTHKGPESEIEQTYHSIREKGIAVFRSFDFEYWTGIDSLEKEDNIIHIYLPLEA
- a CDS encoding electron transfer flavoprotein subunit beta/FixA family protein is translated as MFKIVVLLKQTFDTEEKIHIVNGAVNEEGAKFIINPYDEYALEEALRIKEQHDAEIIVISVGPERSTHALRSALAVGADQAILIADHTNLSHSSSIAHLLAATIRPMKVDLILAGLFAVDSGSGSVALQVAELLQLPHASAAIKIQLGHAKELHIEESPWDGNLARIERDVEGDTETVLLPLPALITAQQGLNDPRYPSLPGIMKAKKKPLTELFSSDLLLSDALERIAASATSCDQVLSPNARPPGQFITGTAQEQASSLLEQLLERSIIQKGGDS
- a CDS encoding electron transfer flavoprotein subunit alpha/FixB family protein — encoded protein: MSDHIVIVAERKGTTLRRVTLEAITAAITLLHGQSGTIHAFLSGSDNDNSLISSANELLQYGVHEVHIAKHAHFEPYQATVVLPALTDVIRELQPKYVVIGHTSHGRELAPRLAAALHSGYIADVTTIESSADKASFVRPIYAGKAFERRHFQGVAPYVLSIRPNNNAPAILVEPVEITNPDEHIHQVNCEGIQLSSIVQHVVKRINEEIDLTEAEIIVAGGRGVRGPEGFAILKQLADELGGAVGASRAACDAGYCDYALQIGQTGKVVTPKLYIACGISGAIQHLAGMSQSRTIVAINKDREAPIFSIADYGIVGDLFEVVPLLTTQLREIRQ